A window of Pectobacterium carotovorum genomic DNA:
CTCGGTGCGCCAAAGCGCTGTGCCAGCTCATCATAGTGCTGCTGCGGGTTTTTACCCGTCACGGCGGTAATTTCCGCCGCCAGCAGACACAGAATGATGCCGTCTTTGTCCGTCGACCACGGCGTGCCATCGAAACGCAGGAAAGACGCCCCCGCACTTTCTTCCCCACCGAAGCCAAAGCTGCCGTCATACAGACCGTCAACGAACCATTTGAAGCCAACCGGTACTTCTACCAGCTTACGGCCCAAATCAGCGACCACACGGTCGATCATTGCGCTGGATACCAGCGTTTTGCCGACGGCAACAGACTGCCCCCACTGTGGACGATGCTGGAACAGGTAGTTGATTGCCACTGCCAGATAGTGGTTCGGGTTCATCAGCCCTGTCGGGGTAACAATACCGTGGCGGTCATAGTCAGGATCGTTAGCAAACGCCAGATCGAATTTGTCACGCAGCGCCAGCAGCCCAGCCATCGCGAATTCTGACGAGCAGTCCATACGGATTACACCGTCGTGATCCAGCGACATAAAGCGGAATGTCTGATCGACAGCATCGTTAACCAGCGTCAAATCCAGCTTGTAGTGCTCTGCGATACGCTGCCAGTAGGCAATGCCAGAACCACCCAGCGGGTCGACGCCGAGTTTCAGCCCCGCGCGCTGAATCGCCACCATGTCCACCACGCTAGCCAGCCCTTCGACATATGGCTGAACCAGATCCTGCTCGTGCACATGCCCACTTTTCCACGCCTGATCTAACGTAATACGTTTCACGTCACGCAGTTCATCCGCCAGCAGCGCATTAGCCCGTTTCTCGATAACGCTAGTGAGGTTGGTATCTGCCGGACCACCGTTTGGTGGATTATATTTGATGCCGCCATCTTCCGGCGGATTGTGAGACGGCGTGATCACAATGCCGTCCGCCAGCGCACCGCCCTGACGATTGTGAACCAGAATCGCATTAGACACCGCAGGCGTTGGCGTAAAGCCATTATCCAACTGAACGATCACATCCACGCCGTTGGCAGCCAACACTTCCAGCACAGAGATAAACGCAGGTTCGGAGAGCGCATGAGTATCTTTACCTACATAGCATGGGCCGCTGATGCCTTGCCTTTTACGCTCTTCAGCAATCGCCTGCGCAATCGCCAGAATGTGCGGTTCATTAAAGCTATGGCGGCCCGCGCTACCGCGATGACCAGACGTACCGAATTTCACCGCGTGCGCTGTGTTGCCGACTTCTGGGCGCAGTACATAATATTGTGACGTTAACTGTGCCACATTAATCAAATCGCTCTGCCGGGCAGGCTGTCCGGCCCTTGGGTGATTAGCCATTGGCGCTTCTCCCTAAC
This region includes:
- the pgm gene encoding alpha-D-glucose phosphate-specific phosphoglucomutase: MANHPRAGQPARQSDLINVAQLTSQYYVLRPEVGNTAHAVKFGTSGHRGSAGRHSFNEPHILAIAQAIAEERKRQGISGPCYVGKDTHALSEPAFISVLEVLAANGVDVIVQLDNGFTPTPAVSNAILVHNRQGGALADGIVITPSHNPPEDGGIKYNPPNGGPADTNLTSVIEKRANALLADELRDVKRITLDQAWKSGHVHEQDLVQPYVEGLASVVDMVAIQRAGLKLGVDPLGGSGIAYWQRIAEHYKLDLTLVNDAVDQTFRFMSLDHDGVIRMDCSSEFAMAGLLALRDKFDLAFANDPDYDRHGIVTPTGLMNPNHYLAVAINYLFQHRPQWGQSVAVGKTLVSSAMIDRVVADLGRKLVEVPVGFKWFVDGLYDGSFGFGGEESAGASFLRFDGTPWSTDKDGIILCLLAAEITAVTGKNPQQHYDELAQRFGAPSYNRIQASATHAQKAVLSKLSPEQVSASTLAGDPITARLTAAPGNGASIGGLKVMTENGWFAARPSGTEEAYKIYCESFLGVEHRERIEKEAVEIVSAVLATAK